One window from the genome of Alkalihalobacillus sp. LMS6 encodes:
- a CDS encoding NAD(P)/FAD-dependent oxidoreductase, with protein sequence MKSYDVIIIGSGPAAMAAAFPLAEANKKVAVIEGKRFGGTCPNFGCDPKKILYTRSEAVWQAQKLTGTGVSGEIEFNWEDAMQEKNRYTESVYSDIEQSMKDSGIDTYVGYATFIGEETIQVNDQHMKADYFIIATGLTPSDLPFSGSDQLLTHEDFLHLSALPATIAFIGAGYISFEFAHLAARAGVDVHIIDAGDRPLKAFDQDHVHELVKQSEQLGITFHWNASIQSVTANGDQYVIKTEEETVTVNKVVHGAGRKPNIAKLNLDQAGVETGEGGIIVDNTLRSVSNPKVYAAGDVSSTQSLPLTPLSGQEGGLVVKNILNDKKQELDQGAMPSVVFTIPKLARVGYTKEELDKQQVAYDLHDVEMTEWLTYTMIKEDKALGKVYIDQKTNQVLGAEFLTVYADQWVNYFSTAIQLGLKTDALSSVHFTYPSVLGDSSNLI encoded by the coding sequence GTGAAATCATATGATGTCATTATTATAGGTAGCGGTCCTGCTGCAATGGCTGCAGCATTTCCATTGGCCGAAGCAAATAAAAAAGTTGCGGTTATTGAAGGGAAACGCTTTGGAGGGACGTGTCCAAATTTTGGTTGTGACCCGAAAAAAATCCTCTATACGAGAAGTGAAGCGGTTTGGCAAGCGCAAAAGCTGACTGGTACAGGTGTAAGTGGTGAGATCGAATTTAATTGGGAAGATGCGATGCAAGAGAAAAATCGCTATACTGAATCGGTTTATTCAGATATTGAACAATCGATGAAGGATTCAGGCATTGACACGTATGTAGGCTATGCGACGTTTATAGGAGAAGAGACGATTCAAGTAAACGACCAGCACATGAAAGCCGATTATTTTATTATTGCGACAGGATTAACGCCGTCTGATTTGCCGTTTTCTGGTTCAGACCAATTGCTTACTCATGAAGACTTCTTACATTTATCGGCGTTACCAGCAACGATTGCATTCATTGGCGCTGGCTATATTTCGTTTGAATTTGCTCACCTTGCTGCAAGAGCAGGTGTTGACGTTCACATTATCGATGCTGGAGATCGACCTTTAAAAGCGTTTGATCAAGATCATGTGCACGAACTTGTCAAACAATCAGAGCAGCTAGGGATAACCTTTCATTGGAATGCGTCCATTCAGTCAGTTACTGCGAACGGCGATCAATACGTAATCAAAACAGAAGAAGAAACCGTAACCGTGAATAAAGTTGTCCATGGTGCTGGTAGAAAGCCAAATATCGCGAAATTGAATTTAGATCAAGCAGGGGTTGAAACAGGAGAGGGTGGCATCATTGTCGACAACACGCTTAGAAGTGTCTCGAATCCAAAGGTGTATGCAGCTGGGGATGTGTCGTCCACCCAATCATTACCGTTAACGCCACTTTCTGGACAAGAAGGCGGGCTCGTGGTAAAAAATATTCTGAATGACAAAAAACAAGAGCTCGATCAAGGTGCGATGCCATCAGTCGTATTTACGATTCCGAAACTAGCAAGAGTTGGATACACAAAAGAAGAATTAGACAAGCAGCAAGTGGCATACGATTTGCATGATGTTGAGATGACAGAGTGGTTAACATATACCATGATTAAAGAAGACAAAGCGTTAGGAAAGGTTTATATTGATCAGAAAACAAATCAAGTGCTCGGTGCAGAGTTTCTGACCGTTTATGCCGATCAATGGGTAAACTATTTCTCAACGGCCATTCAACTCGGTTTAAAAACAGATGCACTGTCTTCTGTTCATTTTACTTATCCGTCTGTTCTAGGTGATAGTAGTAACTTAATTTAG
- a CDS encoding sugar phosphate isomerase/epimerase, which translates to MNVGLALYTLRDDMDKDFKGTLQKVKEIGYTGVEFAGFSSYSSKEVKAMLDEIGLESWSSHVPLEKLRNELQDVITYHKELGVHYIVCPYLTEDERGTKTDYFNLAEELETIGNEIREAGMLLLYHNHDFELESFDEELALDLLLRNTRTCNMALECDTFWVEYAGHKATDYLAKHKDRVPVIHVKDKKDGDIPFAEVGEGTLNIKEIIEAAKSVGTHYFIVEQDVSERTPLESIAISYKNIKAMA; encoded by the coding sequence ATGAATGTAGGGCTTGCGTTGTATACGTTACGAGATGATATGGATAAAGATTTTAAAGGAACGTTACAAAAAGTAAAAGAAATCGGTTATACAGGTGTTGAATTTGCGGGATTTAGCAGTTATTCTTCTAAAGAAGTAAAAGCGATGCTGGATGAAATTGGTCTTGAATCATGGTCGAGTCATGTTCCGCTTGAAAAATTGCGGAATGAACTTCAAGATGTCATTACGTACCATAAAGAGTTAGGTGTGCATTATATCGTTTGCCCCTATCTAACTGAAGACGAACGAGGAACAAAAACCGATTACTTTAATCTAGCAGAAGAACTAGAAACGATTGGCAATGAAATCAGAGAAGCTGGTATGCTCTTGCTTTACCATAATCATGACTTCGAACTGGAATCATTTGATGAAGAATTGGCGTTAGACCTCTTGTTACGCAACACAAGGACATGTAATATGGCGCTGGAATGCGATACATTCTGGGTTGAATATGCAGGTCATAAAGCGACTGATTACTTAGCGAAGCATAAAGACCGTGTACCTGTTATTCACGTTAAAGATAAGAAAGACGGAGATATTCCTTTTGCTGAGGTAGGCGAAGGGACGTTAAACATTAAAGAAATTATTGAGGCGGCTAAAAGCGTGGGGACACATTATTTTATTGTGGAACAAGACGTTAGTGAGCGTACGCCACTTGAAAGCATTGCGATTAGCTATAAAAACATCAAGGCAATGGCATAG
- a CDS encoding Gfo/Idh/MocA family protein: MSKVKVAVVGCGSIAIHRHVPEYAANPNVELVAFCDLNQEVAQQMADRYGVTNVYTSHKDLLAEVDVDAVSVCTQNVDHASVSIDAAKAGCHVLCEKPMATSLEEARAMIEAATNNGVKLMIGHNQRLMPPHIKAKEILSSGKIGKPLTFKTTFGHGGADSWSIQGKDTWFLKKDKAFVGAMGDLGVHKIDLMRWLLDEEVDEVAAFVNTLHKQADVDDNATTLLKMESGAIGTMAASWTYYKGEDNTTTVYGEKGVLEIHDHPDVQVVVKLIDGSVEQYSVGAIATNEAGGQVASGVIDEFISSITEDRTPSISGEEGMKSLQVVLAALKSSESKSFVTVKSVN, encoded by the coding sequence ATGAGTAAAGTAAAAGTGGCTGTAGTTGGCTGTGGGTCGATTGCGATTCATCGTCATGTTCCAGAGTACGCAGCAAATCCCAACGTTGAGCTCGTTGCTTTTTGTGATTTAAATCAAGAAGTTGCCCAGCAAATGGCAGATCGCTACGGGGTAACGAATGTGTATACATCACATAAAGATCTTTTAGCTGAAGTTGATGTTGATGCCGTGAGCGTCTGTACACAGAATGTTGATCATGCAAGTGTCTCTATTGATGCGGCAAAAGCTGGTTGTCATGTCCTATGCGAAAAACCGATGGCTACTTCTCTGGAAGAAGCGAGAGCGATGATTGAAGCGGCTACGAACAATGGCGTAAAGCTCATGATTGGTCATAATCAACGATTAATGCCTCCGCATATAAAGGCAAAGGAAATTTTATCATCTGGAAAAATTGGCAAGCCGCTAACGTTTAAAACAACCTTTGGCCACGGTGGCGCTGATTCTTGGAGTATTCAAGGAAAAGATACGTGGTTCCTTAAAAAGGACAAAGCCTTTGTTGGAGCAATGGGCGATTTAGGTGTTCACAAGATTGATCTTATGCGCTGGTTATTAGATGAGGAAGTAGACGAGGTAGCAGCTTTCGTCAATACGCTTCATAAGCAAGCAGATGTGGATGATAATGCAACCACGCTTTTGAAAATGGAAAGTGGTGCGATTGGTACGATGGCTGCGAGCTGGACGTATTACAAAGGTGAAGATAATACAACCACTGTTTATGGAGAAAAAGGTGTGCTAGAAATTCACGATCATCCGGATGTACAGGTCGTTGTGAAATTAATAGACGGCAGTGTAGAACAATATTCGGTTGGAGCTATCGCAACAAATGAAGCTGGTGGTCAAGTAGCAAGTGGAGTCATTGATGAATTTATCTCATCTATTACCGAAGATCGTACCCCTTCTATCAGTGGAGAAGAAGGAATGAAATCACTCCAAGTAGTATTAGCAGCATTAAAGTCATCAGAATCAAAGTCGTTTGTTACTGTAAAATCAGTTAATTAA
- a CDS encoding sugar phosphate isomerase/epimerase codes for MKLGVFTVLFSEKPFEEMLDHVKSLGLETVEIGTGGYPGTAHCDPAELLADEAKMKAFKKAVDDRGLTISSLSCHGNAISPDEAFAKASHESFVDTVKLAKKLNVSTVTTFSGTPGAYEGDKQPNWPVAAWPNEYSDILKWQWEEKLIPYWKEMAAFAEKHDVKIALELHGGFLVHSPATLLKLREACGPAIGANVDPSHLWWQGIDPVAAIKILGKKDAIHFFHAKDTYLDQENMNMHGVLDMQSYANLQDRAWYFRSVGYGHDLKTWADMISALRLVGYDGSISIEHEDGLMSIDEGFQKAVSNLQQVLMKEPAPEMWWL; via the coding sequence ATGAAACTTGGTGTCTTTACCGTTTTATTTTCGGAAAAACCTTTTGAAGAAATGCTCGATCATGTAAAGAGTCTCGGGTTAGAAACAGTGGAAATCGGAACTGGTGGCTATCCTGGAACGGCTCATTGTGATCCTGCCGAACTTTTAGCTGATGAAGCAAAAATGAAAGCGTTTAAAAAAGCGGTGGACGATCGTGGGTTGACCATTTCAAGTTTAAGCTGTCATGGAAACGCCATTTCTCCGGATGAAGCTTTTGCAAAAGCTTCACACGAGTCGTTTGTGGATACAGTAAAACTAGCAAAAAAATTAAATGTGTCTACTGTAACAACGTTTTCAGGCACCCCGGGCGCATATGAAGGCGACAAACAGCCAAATTGGCCTGTTGCAGCTTGGCCGAATGAATACAGTGATATTTTAAAATGGCAGTGGGAAGAAAAGCTGATTCCTTACTGGAAGGAAATGGCGGCGTTTGCAGAAAAACATGACGTAAAGATTGCTTTAGAACTTCACGGTGGTTTTCTCGTTCATTCGCCAGCAACGTTGTTGAAGTTACGTGAAGCGTGTGGTCCAGCAATCGGAGCGAATGTCGATCCAAGTCATTTATGGTGGCAAGGGATTGATCCAGTAGCAGCAATAAAGATTCTTGGAAAAAAAGATGCCATCCATTTCTTCCACGCGAAAGATACGTATTTAGATCAAGAAAATATGAATATGCACGGTGTGCTTGATATGCAGTCATATGCAAACCTCCAAGATCGTGCGTGGTATTTTAGATCAGTTGGATATGGCCACGACTTAAAAACGTGGGCTGATATGATTAGCGCTCTACGTCTAGTTGGCTATGACGGTTCCATTAGCATTGAACATGAAGATGGGCTTATGTCCATTGATGAAGGGTTTCAAAAAGCAGTAAGCAATTTACAACAAGTCTTAATGAAAGAGCCAGCTCCTGAGATGTGGTGGCTTTAA
- a CDS encoding SDR family oxidoreductase, translating to MKIAAVTGANSGMGQSISLVLANSGMHVILLCRNEKRGKEALANIEKQKQNGSVELQLCDLGSLESVKRAAEAIKAKHKTIDILINNAGVVTPKRQETEDGFEMQIGVNHLGHFLLTNLLLDAIKRADDGRIIVVSSGAHEWGNFYEKDPHLHEHYNVLKGYGQSKLCNLLFAQALSKKLAETNVSVFAMHPGAVSTNLGVDRDSGFGATIHKLLRPFFQTPREGADTTLYLALSEKVKADAGKYFVNRKVTKTAKQAQDVQLAQKCWEWSEKQTGLQTL from the coding sequence ATGAAAATTGCAGCAGTAACAGGAGCCAACTCAGGCATGGGGCAAAGTATTTCACTTGTACTCGCAAACAGTGGAATGCACGTCATTCTTTTGTGTCGTAATGAGAAAAGAGGAAAAGAAGCACTTGCCAATATCGAAAAACAGAAACAGAACGGCAGTGTTGAACTGCAGCTTTGTGATCTTGGTTCATTGGAAAGCGTTAAACGAGCTGCCGAAGCGATTAAAGCAAAGCATAAAACCATTGATATTTTAATTAATAATGCCGGAGTCGTAACCCCTAAAAGGCAAGAAACAGAAGACGGTTTTGAAATGCAAATTGGGGTTAATCACTTAGGTCATTTTTTGCTGACAAATCTGCTGTTAGACGCTATAAAGCGTGCCGACGATGGAAGAATTATTGTCGTCTCTTCAGGAGCACATGAATGGGGTAACTTTTATGAAAAAGACCCTCATCTTCACGAGCACTACAATGTGTTAAAAGGCTACGGGCAGTCAAAATTGTGCAATTTGCTTTTTGCTCAAGCGTTATCAAAAAAATTAGCTGAAACGAATGTATCTGTTTTTGCGATGCACCCAGGCGCTGTGTCGACCAACCTTGGCGTAGATCGTGATTCGGGTTTTGGCGCGACCATCCACAAGCTACTACGTCCATTTTTCCAAACGCCGAGGGAAGGCGCGGATACGACTTTATACTTAGCGCTGTCAGAGAAAGTAAAGGCAGACGCAGGGAAGTATTTTGTGAATCGGAAAGTAACGAAGACCGCTAAGCAAGCGCAAGATGTTCAACTGGCTCAGAAATGTTGGGAATGGAGCGAGAAACAAACAGGTCTTCAAACGTTATGA
- a CDS encoding Na+/H+ antiporter subunit G codes for MSASVTGEALGAIFILAGAIMAVISAIGIIRLPDVYTRSHAGTKSATLAVLLTLTGTFFYFWLTDQYVSIRLILGIVFVFLTAPVAGHLIARAAYRSKVPLTDTSVEDELKDVLEQKDYHDPSKSPGEEEKEEGR; via the coding sequence TTGAGCGCAAGCGTAACAGGTGAAGCCCTAGGTGCGATTTTCATTTTAGCAGGTGCGATTATGGCTGTTATTAGTGCCATCGGGATTATCAGGCTGCCAGATGTATATACCCGTTCTCACGCTGGAACAAAAAGTGCGACTCTAGCCGTTTTATTAACGTTAACAGGGACCTTCTTTTATTTTTGGCTGACCGATCAATATGTAAGCATCCGATTAATTTTGGGGATTGTGTTTGTCTTCCTAACAGCACCAGTAGCAGGTCACTTAATTGCACGAGCTGCTTATCGTTCGAAAGTTCCTTTAACGGATACGAGTGTGGAAGATGAACTAAAAGACGTGCTGGAACAAAAAGATTATCATGACCCTTCGAAAAGTCCAGGGGAAGAAGAAAAAGAAGAAGGCCGTTAG
- a CDS encoding Na(+)/H(+) antiporter subunit F1: MFQTMLIIALFLFATAIGIAAYRIIKGPSMPDRVVALDAIGVNLISVAAVVSIVLNTSAFLEVILIIGILAFISTIAFSKFIERGVIIERKRNR; encoded by the coding sequence ATGTTCCAAACGATGTTAATTATCGCGCTGTTTCTTTTTGCTACTGCAATTGGGATTGCTGCTTATCGGATTATAAAAGGACCAAGTATGCCTGATCGGGTTGTTGCATTAGATGCCATTGGGGTAAACCTTATTTCAGTTGCCGCTGTGGTATCAATCGTGTTAAATACAAGTGCTTTTCTAGAAGTGATATTAATTATTGGGATCTTAGCGTTTATAAGTACGATTGCTTTCTCTAAATTCATCGAGAGGGGTGTTATCATTGAGCGCAAGCGTAACAGGTGA
- a CDS encoding Na+/H+ antiporter subunit E produces the protein MFGQLLLNILIAFLWVLLQDEDSFEFSTLFAGFLIGMGIIYVMRRFFFKEFYLKRAYSAFKLLLIFIRELLSSSILIIRQILSPKLNLTPGIFTYETKLKGDWEVTALALLLMLTPGSVVLEISPSNNVFYIHAMDIPDSKNAVLRAMTKFEKAIMEVTR, from the coding sequence ATGTTTGGTCAACTCCTATTAAATATATTAATTGCCTTCCTATGGGTCTTACTACAAGATGAAGATTCATTCGAATTCTCGACGCTATTTGCTGGTTTTCTTATTGGTATGGGGATTATTTATGTGATGAGACGGTTTTTCTTTAAAGAATTTTACTTAAAGCGAGCGTACTCGGCATTTAAATTATTGCTCATTTTTATAAGAGAATTGCTAAGTTCAAGCATCCTTATTATCCGGCAAATTCTGTCACCAAAACTAAATCTAACGCCGGGTATCTTCACGTACGAAACAAAATTAAAAGGGGATTGGGAAGTAACTGCACTGGCATTACTATTAATGTTGACTCCTGGTTCTGTTGTACTGGAGATCTCTCCTTCGAACAATGTCTTTTATATACATGCTATGGATATACCAGACTCCAAAAACGCCGTCTTACGAGCAATGACAAAGTTTGAAAAGGCGATCATGGAGGTGACAAGATAA
- a CDS encoding Na+/H+ antiporter subunit D codes for MSNLLVIPMVLPLFVGIILIFLRPFVKTQRVISLITMVVTFGVSTYLLIDAQANGIQTLDFGGWAAPYGITFVGDSFSLLLTATAYFIAAVVLIYVFSTIGEDKEKMFVYPLILLLLAGVACSFLTGDLFNLYVGFEVMLLASYALIVLGGEKGQLRESIKYVLVNVFSSFVFLIAIAYMYGALGTLNFAQLSLRIAEAGQPALLTTIAIILLLVFSLKAGLLLYFWLPGSYGAPPMGIAALFGALLTKVGIYALFRVFTLLFYHEPTITHSLIGIMAILTMIGGSIGAIAYNDLRKIIAYNVVIAVGFILSGLAIFNQAAVEGAIYYLIHDMIVKALLFLLIGVTIYLANTGRLDRVSGMIRHYPLLGWLFFITMIALAGIPPLSGFIGKVFVAQGAVEAGAYVILAFTLISSIFVLYSLLRIFKNVFFGETTISKDRALPMKKGMIIPCVLFAVASLALGLGVEGIAGIVGDAAETLMNPDIYIDAVLDQGGA; via the coding sequence ATGAGTAATTTATTAGTAATTCCAATGGTCCTCCCATTGTTTGTAGGAATCATATTAATCTTTTTAAGACCTTTCGTAAAAACTCAAAGAGTGATCAGCCTTATTACAATGGTTGTCACTTTTGGTGTGAGTACGTATTTATTGATTGACGCGCAGGCGAACGGTATCCAAACGTTAGATTTTGGTGGCTGGGCTGCGCCTTATGGGATTACGTTTGTAGGGGATAGCTTCTCGTTGTTGCTTACTGCAACAGCTTACTTTATCGCAGCAGTCGTATTAATCTATGTGTTTTCAACAATCGGTGAAGACAAAGAAAAAATGTTTGTCTATCCATTAATCTTATTGCTTCTTGCAGGGGTTGCATGTTCTTTCTTAACCGGTGATTTATTTAACTTATATGTTGGTTTTGAAGTGATGCTTCTTGCTTCATATGCATTAATCGTATTAGGCGGAGAAAAAGGACAACTACGAGAGTCAATTAAATATGTATTGGTTAACGTATTCTCGTCTTTTGTCTTCTTAATTGCGATTGCCTATATGTATGGTGCACTTGGTACCCTTAATTTTGCGCAATTGTCGTTACGTATCGCAGAAGCAGGTCAACCGGCATTGTTAACAACCATTGCAATAATCCTTTTATTGGTATTTAGCTTGAAAGCAGGTCTTCTTCTGTACTTCTGGTTACCAGGTTCTTATGGTGCACCTCCAATGGGCATTGCGGCTTTATTCGGAGCGCTTTTAACAAAGGTTGGGATTTACGCGTTATTTCGTGTGTTTACACTCTTGTTCTATCACGAACCGACGATTACGCACTCGTTAATTGGAATCATGGCAATTTTAACGATGATTGGCGGGTCGATTGGAGCGATTGCGTACAATGATCTTCGGAAGATTATTGCTTATAATGTCGTCATTGCGGTAGGTTTCATCTTGAGTGGCTTAGCGATTTTTAATCAAGCTGCTGTTGAAGGGGCTATTTACTACCTGATTCATGACATGATTGTGAAGGCATTGCTCTTCTTATTAATTGGTGTAACGATTTATTTAGCCAACACGGGAAGGCTTGATCGAGTAAGCGGCATGATTCGTCATTACCCATTACTTGGCTGGCTGTTCTTTATCACGATGATTGCCTTAGCAGGGATTCCTCCGTTAAGTGGCTTTATTGGCAAGGTCTTCGTTGCGCAAGGTGCTGTAGAGGCTGGAGCTTACGTTATATTGGCATTTACCCTGATTTCCAGTATCTTTGTTTTATACTCATTGCTACGTATTTTTAAAAACGTATTCTTTGGCGAAACGACGATTAGTAAAGACCGCGCGCTTCCAATGAAAAAAGGCATGATCATTCCATGTGTATTGTTTGCAGTTGCTTCTCTAGCACTTGGATTAGGTGTAGAAGGAATCGCGGGAATTGTGGGCGACGCTGCTGAAACATTAATGAACCCGGATATCTACATTGATGCAGTGTTAGATCAAGGAGGGGCTTAG
- a CDS encoding Na(+)/H(+) antiporter subunit C, which translates to METMMSILVGILVTVATYLILSKSLLRVILGTAIMSHAVHMLILIMGGFSRDSSAPLLGEDAASYTDALPQALILTAIVISFGVTSFFLVLAYRTYKELKTDDLTKLRGHDNDE; encoded by the coding sequence ATGGAAACGATGATGTCGATCTTAGTTGGGATCTTAGTCACTGTCGCAACGTACTTAATCCTCTCTAAAAGCTTACTACGAGTCATTTTAGGAACAGCTATTATGTCTCACGCAGTCCATATGTTGATTCTCATAATGGGCGGCTTTTCTAGAGATTCGAGTGCACCTTTACTTGGAGAAGATGCTGCATCGTATACAGATGCATTGCCACAAGCATTGATTTTAACAGCGATTGTCATTAGCTTTGGCGTAACCTCTTTTTTCCTCGTATTGGCATATAGAACGTATAAAGAGTTAAAAACAGATGATCTCACAAAATTGAGGGGACATGATAATGATGAGTAA
- a CDS encoding Na(+)/H(+) antiporter subunit B: MKANDVIVQTVSKIAVFIILTYGVHLFLAGHYEPGGGFVGGLVLASAFVLLLLAFDIDTVRKGMPIDFKVLAAVGAFLSVGTGLAALAFGVPFLSQTEVSATLPILGEIPLASVVLFEAGVALAVIGTVVTIIISISEDV; the protein is encoded by the coding sequence TTGAAGGCGAATGACGTAATTGTTCAGACCGTTTCTAAAATAGCCGTATTTATTATTTTAACGTACGGTGTCCATTTGTTTCTTGCTGGTCACTATGAGCCTGGTGGGGGCTTTGTCGGTGGATTAGTCCTCGCCTCAGCATTTGTTTTATTGTTGCTTGCATTTGATATTGATACGGTTCGAAAAGGGATGCCGATTGATTTTAAAGTACTAGCGGCAGTAGGGGCGTTTCTCTCAGTCGGAACGGGCTTAGCCGCACTTGCCTTTGGTGTTCCATTCTTAAGCCAAACGGAAGTATCTGCTACGTTACCAATCCTAGGAGAAATCCCCTTGGCTTCCGTTGTCTTATTTGAAGCCGGCGTGGCGTTAGCTGTTATTGGGACCGTAGTAACGATTATTATTAGTATAAGTGAGGATGTATAG